TTAGCATTGTTGGCGGAATTGACGGAGCGGTCCGCGATTGTCCCGATTGCCACGAATTCCGGTTCAGAACGGCAGGCTTCGCCGCCGGGACGGCGCCACGCGTGAGTTAGCGGGTTGACGGCACTACGCCACCTGCGCAAGAATCGCGGAGTCGTTGGACCAGTCGGAGACGCCCCATGAAGCGACGCAATTTTCTTGGCGGTGTGACAGCGGCCGTTTCGGCGCTCTGCTCGACAGGGGCAGCGTGGCTGACGAAAGCATCGGCCGGCGAGGCCGATGTTGCGCGCACGTCTTCCGGTGCAAAACCGGCGATGCACGTCGGCTGCCAGAACGGGCCGACGACGCCCGCGCGGCTCGACTATTTCAAACGGCACGGCGTCGACCACATCTGCGGCTATCCGCCCGACCCAGGTGCGCGCGGGCATTGGTCGGTCGACGATCTGAAGCGTACCAAGGACTTGTGCGAGAAACATGGCGTCTCGCTCGACATGGTTGCGCTGCCGTTTCTCAGCTCCAGCCACATCGACCGTGAGCGACGCGGGGCGATCATGCTGGGCGCCGCGGGACGGGATCAGGATATCGAAGATATCCAGCGAATGATCGAGGCCTGCGCCGCGGTTGAGATCCCGGCGATCAAATACAACATGAGTCTGCTCGGCGTTCTGCGGACCGAGTCCACGCCAGGCCGGGGCGGAAGTCGCTACAGCACTTGGAAACTGGCCGAGGCCAAGGACGCCGACAAATTAACGCGAGCCGGTCACGTTTCGGCCGACGAAGCCTGGGCGCGAATCACGTACTTTCTCGACCGCGTGATCCCCGTGTGCAATCAGTACAAAGTTCGCGCGGCCTGCCATCCGCACGATCCCGGCACGCCGCCCACGGGATTTCAGGGAATCACGAACGTTCTGGGCACCGTCGAGGGATTGAAGCGATTTGTCACGATCCAGGAAAGCCCTCACCACGGACTGAACTTCTGCGTGGGCACGGTGGCCGAAATGTTGCAAGACCCGCGGCGTGAAATCTGCGACGTCGTGCGCTACTTCGGCGAGCGCGGCAAGATTTTCAACATCCATTTCCGCAACATTCGCGGCCGCCGCGACGACTTTTGTGAGACGTATCCCGACGATGGCGATCTCGACATGCTGGCCGTTGCCCGCACGCTGAGCGAGGTCGGATACCCGTACATGTTGATGCCTGACCACATGCCCAGCCACGCCGACGATCCCGACGGATCGCAAGCCTTCGCCTTCGGCTATGGGTATATCAAGGGCCTATTGCAAGCGATCGCCTCCTGAAAATCGCCAATTGGTGCTCGATGAGATTCGGTCAGATCCCGCACCGCCGGGTGTGTCCGCTATCAGCGCCTTCTCTTCTTAACCCGCGGGGCTTCTTCGAGTTCTGCCGCCCCTATTGCTGGCTATCCAGCGAGGGTATCCCTTGTGGGTTACAATCGTCGGAATGTACGGGCCGGCGCGTGAAGGCCTTTGTTCCAGGTAAAACCCCGCCCGCCCCCCGTGACCGAGCGCTGCTCGCGAGCGAAGAACATCAGAGTTTGACATCTGTGCGAGGCCGACATGCTTTCCAATCCGCTAGATGCGGGCGGCTTATTCTCGAGTCATTGGACCATCGTGTTGATGGTTGGGCTGCTGTTCTTCCTTTTGCAGTTGACCTTGAGCATCCGCATTGTTTCCTCGTTGCGCCGCCAAGAGCACCTGCTCCTGCGACTGTGCCGGGAGCACGGAAACGGCAATCACGGGCGCGTGGCCGCTCGCGAGGTCCCCGAAGCCTTGTCGTGGTTGAAATGGGTGCTCACGATTTTCCCGGCAGGAACGGCGACACCGCCGGGCAACTACACGCGCGACTCGGTCATACAAGAGCTCGACACCCGATTGGCGAGCGACCCACGCTACTTGCTGCTGCAGCGCATGGGAGTGATGGCGCCGCTGCTGGGCGTGATCCTCACTGTCGCGGGATTCTGGTTTCTGAAGGTCGACGAGTCCGGCGAGATGCGCTTGCAGGACATCCTCTTTGCGGTGACCCCGTTGGTGAGTGGCGTTGGCACGGGAGCCGTGTTGGCCCTGATCAATCAAGGCCTTCTGCAGTGGACCAGTCAACGGATCGAGTCGCTGCGGATGGCTGCACGAACGTGGTTCGATGTCGTGATTTGGAACTCGATTGGCCTCGATTCTCAGGCGGCAACCGTGAATGCCGTCGGCGCCGTCGAACGCATGGCGGCGGTCATCGCGAAGGCGGCCGATTCTCACGCCGTCTCCGCCGGCCGCATGACGGCATCGGTATCCGCGATCGATGATGCCTCGCGCCAGTTTTCCGACGTGATTCGTGATTTGAGCAGACGGATTGAGGGATTTCCGGAAACGCTCGGCGACCTGACGAATGCTGTAAAGGTCTCGTCAACGGCGCTCGAGAGCCTGGTCCACGTCGGATCCCGATCGGTCGCTGGCCTGGACGTGTCGGTGGCGGCATTCCGCACAACCGTCGATAACGAGTTCGCCAACGTCGCCCGCCAGCAACTCAGTTCCGCGCAGCGCCTGGCCGAGGCGGCGCAGCACATCGGAACCATGACGGGATTCCTGGTGCAGAGCGCCCGCGAGATGAAGGAAACGATCGATGCCAATAAGGCATCGTTCACATCGGTTAACGAAACGATTGAAAACAAGCTTTTGCCCGGACACGAGCAGTTCCAAACGCTGGTGGACGAACTGTCGAATCGCCTGAAAGTCTTTACGGGCCATCTGGACTCACTGGTTGGGCAAGCTTCGACAGCCGCGGGCGAATTCCATTCCGGCTTCGATCGTTTTGCCCCGGCTGTTGCCGCCTTTCGGTGCGCCGTTGAACAAGAATTCGCGCCGGCGGTGGCCCGCCAAAAGAGCCACGTGGCAATCGTCAGCGACACGGTGGAAAAGCTCAATGAGTCGGCTTCCAACCTGTGCCACAGCACGGCGGCCGTTCAGTCAGCGACGCATCAGCACGGCGATTCCGCCAATGCCGCCGCTCGTACGCAGCGCATTCTTGTGGGCGCCGTTGAGAATCTAGCGGCCGTGGCTGCGCAGCTGCAAACCATGGCCGAGGGGCACCTCGCGCCTTCGAATCGCATGTTCCAAGGCGCGGCTGCCTCGTTGGCCAAATCGGCAAGCCAGTTTTCAACGGTCACTGACGCCGAGTTGACGCAATTGACGTCCCGATTGACCGAGTTGAACGACACGCTTACGCGCCTGGAAGAGACGTTCGCCTCGCTGCAACGTTTCAGCCGCGTGAGTGGCGACATCGACCGTTTGACCGAATCGCTCGTGCGCGTGGCCGACGTGACCGATGCGATTGCAAGCCTGCCGGAAGGCATTCGCAAGCTGGTGGGAGAAGCCGTCGCCAATGGCGGAGATCACACCCGGACACGCGACAGAATCAAAAACTGGTTTGCACGTTTGCCGCGTTAATCTCGGCAAGGGGTCATCAGTATCAACTTGAGATAGCGCCACCAGCTCTGAGCGGTCAGCAGGTATTGATATGAAACTTGAGAAAGCCACGGCCCATTCCAACGAGGCCAGCCTCGCGGGTTGGATTTCCAGCAATGACGTGACCTTATTGACCATGGTCCTGGTCGTGATGATCGCGTTGTTTCTGCACACGAAGCTGGTCAAAGGCTCGAAGGAAAACGCCTCGCTGGTGGGAGAGAAAAGCACGCTGGCAGCCACGCTTGCGACGACCGAAAGCGAGTTGCATCGCGCGAGCGCAAGCCTGCAGGATAGCCATCAGAAACTGCGGCTGACCGAGGAGCAGCGCAACAAGCTGGATACTGACTTGCAAGCGGCACTACGCAATATCAACGACCTCAATAGCCGACTCAGTGCCTTGGTGGCTGCGAAATCGAAGCTCGAGCAACAAGAACAAGAATTGCTCGCGACGAAAGAAGCGCTAACGGGCGAGCGCGACCAACTCGCGGCCCAGCAGCAGACACTAACCGCCGCCCGCGATGTCCTGATCGACGACAAGGCTTCCTTAACGAAGCAGTTGACGCAAATCGCCGATCAACTGTCTGCGAAGCTTCAGCTCCTGGAAGACGCCGAAAAGGACCGCGATCGGCTGGCAAAACAGGCGGAGGAGTTGGAATCGATCGTCACCGCCTTGACCGGAAAACTCGAGTCGGCCAACGAGAACCTCGCGGCGACGAAGAAACAGGCGCAAGCCGCGCGTGGCGAGACAGACAAGCGAATTCAATCGCTGGAGAGCGAACTTGCCACCGGCAACAAGCGTGCCGAGGAATACCTCGCCCAGTTGAAACGAGCGACAGAGGCACTACAAGGTCTCAGCTTGGAGAAACGTAAGATCGAAACTCGCCTGGATCAGGCGGAACAACAGCGCGAATTGGCGCTGTTGCGCGAGACGCGGCTGAATCGGGAACTTGTCGGGCTCAAGGGCAAGCTCACGCGTGTCGCGGTGTTGTTCGATGCGTCGGGCAGCATGAACGCGAAAAGCGCCGATCAACGAATGAATCGCTGGACCGAGGCCCAGCAGATTGCCGGCACATGGCTGCGCTATCTGGACGCCGAGGAATGCGTGCTGATCGTGTTTTCCTCCGACGTCCGCACTTTTCCCGAAGATGGTTCTTTTGCGCGGCTCCGTGGCGCAGGGAGCGACGAGCGGCGGCAGCAACTTCTCAAGTCGCTCGAGAGAATCGAGCCGAAGGGATGGACGAACACGCTTGGCGCGCTACAGAAGGCCTACGAGTACCCAGGACTCGATACGATCATCTTGTTTTCCGATGGCGCGCCAACGAACGTCAACCTGGGCCGCTTCGATGCTGCGGTCGCGGACGAGATCTATCGCTTATGCCGCCGTTACCCTGATGTTCCGATCAACACAATCGGTTTGGGCAATTACTTCGAGCAAGACCTGTCCACCTTCTTGACGACCGTCGCGCGCATCACAGGGGGCGCTTTTCAAGGTCGATAAGGCGCGCGACATGGGCGGCGTCCCGATGCGGTTGTCTCGGAACGATAACGTGGGCGGCGGCTGGCTCTCGATTCGACATCTACTTCGCCATCTCTTTCACGCCGGCGATGGCGCCGTTAACGATCGTGTCGCCGAGTGTCTCGCCGTAGAAGCTAACGCTCGATTCGTAGCCGCCACGGCGGTACTCTTCGGTGGGAAGCATGTAGCTGATCCACTGGTCGGCCAGCCCGCCGATGACCGGGTTCGTGGCGCCCGTGATGCGGCCGGCTTCACTCTTGATCTTCATACCCAGCGAGGCGGCCATCTCGCCCGGTATCCCCACGATCAGCAATTCGCCCAACCGTAGCGAAATGCTGTCAACTTTGTCGGGAAACAGAACGGGCAACATTTCCTTGAAGAGCTTTTCGCTCAGGCCGTATTCCGCGCCGCCGGTCTTCATGAAGTCGGGATGCCACGTTCGCTCGGGCAAGGCGATCGAGTGCGAGTGATAGCTAAACGACACGTCGGGCGAGGTTTTCGTTTCTTGCCATTGCTTCCAGGCCACGATACCCAGGTCACGGCCATAGCGCTCGGCCCGCTCCCAGCGACTGGTGCCTGCGTCCGGCCGGCCAACGGGCGCCTGATCCCCCTCGGCGCCGTTGTAATACATGGCCGTCACGCCTTCGCCCACGAGCGACTCGACCGTCCGCTGTAAGTGGCCCGGCCAGTCGCCGGAGAAGAGCATGTCCTGTTCGTTCATGAATGTGGGGTGCGCCGTATAGTTGATCAGCACCGCGAGCGGTTTGCCGTCAGCGGTGTCGATGCGCGTCACGGTGAGGTCGTTGTCAGTGACCGTGCCACCGCGTCGGTTGCGATTCCAGCCCTCGATCGACTTGGTCGTGGTGCCCACCGATACACCTACCAACTGCCGCTCGGCCTGACGAATGACTTCCACGAGCCGGCTCAAAACGAATTCATGAACCCGTGCGTTGTAGATGCCGATCTGAGGAACCTGGAAGGTGTTGCGCGGGTTGATGGCGTTCATTTCGACACTGGTATGCGAGTGGCTGGGCAACAGCATGACCTGGCCCGTTGCCCAGTCACCAGCCAGTCGCTCGATCAGCTCGGGC
The Pirellulales bacterium DNA segment above includes these coding regions:
- a CDS encoding mannonate dehydratase, with the translated sequence MKRRNFLGGVTAAVSALCSTGAAWLTKASAGEADVARTSSGAKPAMHVGCQNGPTTPARLDYFKRHGVDHICGYPPDPGARGHWSVDDLKRTKDLCEKHGVSLDMVALPFLSSSHIDRERRGAIMLGAAGRDQDIEDIQRMIEACAAVEIPAIKYNMSLLGVLRTESTPGRGGSRYSTWKLAEAKDADKLTRAGHVSADEAWARITYFLDRVIPVCNQYKVRAACHPHDPGTPPTGFQGITNVLGTVEGLKRFVTIQESPHHGLNFCVGTVAEMLQDPRREICDVVRYFGERGKIFNIHFRNIRGRRDDFCETYPDDGDLDMLAVARTLSEVGYPYMLMPDHMPSHADDPDGSQAFAFGYGYIKGLLQAIAS
- a CDS encoding VWA domain-containing protein — protein: MKLEKATAHSNEASLAGWISSNDVTLLTMVLVVMIALFLHTKLVKGSKENASLVGEKSTLAATLATTESELHRASASLQDSHQKLRLTEEQRNKLDTDLQAALRNINDLNSRLSALVAAKSKLEQQEQELLATKEALTGERDQLAAQQQTLTAARDVLIDDKASLTKQLTQIADQLSAKLQLLEDAEKDRDRLAKQAEELESIVTALTGKLESANENLAATKKQAQAARGETDKRIQSLESELATGNKRAEEYLAQLKRATEALQGLSLEKRKIETRLDQAEQQRELALLRETRLNRELVGLKGKLTRVAVLFDASGSMNAKSADQRMNRWTEAQQIAGTWLRYLDAEECVLIVFSSDVRTFPEDGSFARLRGAGSDERRQQLLKSLERIEPKGWTNTLGALQKAYEYPGLDTIILFSDGAPTNVNLGRFDAAVADEIYRLCRRYPDVPINTIGLGNYFEQDLSTFLTTVARITGGAFQGR
- a CDS encoding neutral/alkaline non-lysosomal ceramidase N-terminal domain-containing protein, whose translation is MARILLAVSTCCAVLGGLAATVGRAAELKAGVARVDLTPPLELNVPLGGYGERMNRPAQGVHDRIFAKALIVSDGPRKFAIVTIDIVGLPPTLKPELIERLAGDWATGQVMLLPSHSHTSVEMNAINPRNTFQVPQIGIYNARVHEFVLSRLVEVIRQAERQLVGVSVGTTTKSIEGWNRNRRGGTVTDNDLTVTRIDTADGKPLAVLINYTAHPTFMNEQDMLFSGDWPGHLQRTVESLVGEGVTAMYYNGAEGDQAPVGRPDAGTSRWERAERYGRDLGIVAWKQWQETKTSPDVSFSYHSHSIALPERTWHPDFMKTGGAEYGLSEKLFKEMLPVLFPDKVDSISLRLGELLIVGIPGEMAASLGMKIKSEAGRITGATNPVIGGLADQWISYMLPTEEYRRGGYESSVSFYGETLGDTIVNGAIAGVKEMAK